Within the Legionella pneumophila subsp. pneumophila str. Philadelphia 1 genome, the region AATACTTCATTTTTAGAACAATACCGCTATAATGTATAACCCTTATATTTGGATATGACCATGACTCTCTCTGCTAAAGATCTTGAAAATATTTCAAAATTGGCTTATTTAAATGAAGACTCTGAGCATTCTGCAAAATTGACTCAAGAAGTAAGTGCGATCATGGATTTTGTTGACCAGCTCAAAACAATAGATACAAGCCAAATAGCACCTCTTTTTCATCCTTTGGCACTAAATCAACGCTTAAGACCAGATGAAGTAACTGAAGCGGAATGTCTTGCTGAATTAGAAGCCATGGCGCCATTATTTGAGGATAACTTATATTTGGTTCCCAAGGTGATATCATCGGATAAATAATAATGGAACATTACTCACTGGCTCAATTATCAAAGGCTCTTCATAATCGAGAATTTTCAAGTGTTGAATTAACACAACACTGTATTAACAAAATTCAAAGCAATAAAGACTTGAATGCATTCATCAGCCTTGATGAAGACCAGGCTCTTAAAGAAGCGCAATCGGCTGATTTGGTACTAAAAAGTGGGGAGGGAAAGCCACTGACTGGTATCCCCATGGCTCTCAAGGATTTGTTTTGTACAAAGCGATTAAATACAACTTGTGCTTCAAAAATGCTGGCTAATTTTCAAGCCCCATATGATGCCACTATCGTCACAAAATTTAAACAAAATGGCGCAATTATTATTGGAAAAACCAATATGGATGAGTTTGCCATGGGATCCTCTAATGAAAACAGTTACTTCGGTTCGGTAAAAAACCCGTGGGATAGAGAAAGAGTGTCAGGTGGATCATCAGGCGGTTCTGCAGCAGCGGTTGCTGGAAATCTGGTACCTTTTGCAATTGGCTCTGACACCGGTGGATCAATTCGTCAGCCAGCAGCCTTTTGCGGGATTAGCGGGATAAAACCCACCTATGGATTAGTCTCTCGATACGGAATGGTCGCCTTTGCCTCAAGCCTTGATCAAGCGGGACCATTTGCGAAATCAGCTGAAGATCTGGCCATGATACTTCACTGTATGGCGGGGTTTGATAGTAAAGATTCCACGTCAGTTGATAGAGTTATACCTGATTATTCAGCAGAAATTAAAAACCCAGTAGACAAAATACGCATAGGACTTCCTTCTTGCTTTTTTCAACCTCAAGTCGAAAAAGGTATCCAGGATGCCATACATGATGCTGTGAAATTATTTGAGAATCTAGGGGCTGAAATAATTGAAATCGACTTGAAACTTCAGCCACTTTGGGTGCCATGTTACTATGTTATAGCTTGCGCAGAAGCTTCATCAAATCTTTCGCGTTATGATGGCATAAGATTTGGCCACCGAAGCAAATCCGCATCAACCTTAATTGAATTAATCACTAACTCTCGAAGTGAAGGTTTTGGTAACGAGGTAAAACGTCGAATTCTAACTGGAACTCATGTGCTCTCATCCGGTTTTTTTGATGCCTATTATTTGCATGCACAAAAAGTGAGGCGTTTGATTCGAGATGAATTAATTACAACTTTAAATTCAGTAGATGTTATCCTTGGGCCAACAACTCCTACCACCGCTTTTAAATTGGGTGAAAAAATAGATGATCCCATACAAAATTATTTGGCAGATGTATTTACTGTAGCAGCCAATCTTGCAGGCCTACCAGCTGTTTCTATACCAACTGGTTTTGAAAATAAACTACCAATTGGTTTGCAATTAATGAGCAAGCACTTTAGTGAAAACCGCTTGCTTGCAATCGCACATCATTATCAGCAACACACCAACTGGCATTTAGCCAATCCTAACAAGCAAAGGTGATATATGGAATGGGATACCGTCATTGGTCTTGAGGTACATGCTCAATTAAAAACCAAATCAAAATTATTTTCAGGAGCATCTACTGCTTTTGGTGCCACCCCTAACTCGCAAACGAGTTTTATCGATGCTGGTTTGCCTGGTGTTCTCCCTGTGTTAAATGAACAAGCCATCATAATGGCTATCCAATTTGGTTTGGCAATTCATGGAACCATTAATGATTTGTCTGTTTTTGAACGCAAAAATTATTTTTATCCTGACTTACCCAAAGGCTATCAAATCAGTCAGTATCAAAAACCCATTGTTACTAATGGCTATTTAAATATACAGCTTGGTAATAACCTGGAAAAAACAGTCCATATTGCACGCGCTCATTTAGAAGAAGATGCTGGCAAATCCCTACACGATGCCCATACTGATTACACCGGGATCGACCTCAACAGAGCAGGTACCCCACTATTGGAAATAGTCACAACCCCTTGCCTGTACTCGGCTGAAGAGGCGATTAATTATTTAAAAACGCTGCATCAATTAGTGAGATTCCTTGGAATATGCGATGGCAATATGCAAGAAGGTTCTTTTCGGTGTGACGTCAATCTGTCTATAAAACCTAAAGGCAGCTCAGTTTTAGGCACACGAACAGAACTTAAAAATCTGAATTCATTTCGTTTTATTGAAAAAGCCATTGCTTTTGAACAGGCAAGACACCAAGATATATTGGAAAGCGGTCTGTCAGTCATCCAGGAGACTCGCCTTTACAATCCTGACAATAACACAACTCAGGCGATGAGAGGCAAGGAAAATGAAAATGATTACCGTTATTTTCCTGATCCTGATTTATTACCAATTCATATTGACAAAGAACAAGTTGAAGAGATTAAAAATAACCTGCCGGACTTGCCTGAAGCAATTTCCAAAGAATTAAAAAACACTCCGTCCCTAAATGATGAAGACATTAATTTCATATTATCATCACCGGACACTTATCAATATTACAAAAAAATTAAATCCCTTTGTCCGGCTGCTGATAAAACAATTATCAACTGGTTAAAAGGCCAATATGCCGCCTTTCTTAATGAACACAACCTAACCTTTGAAACACCACCAATTTCAGCTAAAACCATGGCTGCTTTTCTTAGCAAAATTCATGAGAAAAAAATCTCTTCTAGTATTGCTAAAAATATTTTCAGTATGCTTTGCACAGGTGAAAAAGATATCGATGCGATTATTGAACGCGAAGGCTACCAGCAACAGAATGACAACTCGGCACTGGAAGAAATAGTTGAGCAAATAATCAAACAATATCCCGAACAAGTTACAGAATACAAAGCCGGTAAAGAGAAATTATTAGCTTTTTTTATCGGGCAAGCGATGAAACAAACTAAAGGGAAAGCAAATCCCGAGCAAATCAATCTGTTATTAAAAAAACATCTTGGATGATGCAATATTTTTATAATTCACAATGCTCATTTATGGCCTTGTTGATTGATTGCCAGCTATTATCATCTTTTTGTCAGAAGGTATAATGCAAGCATTCAATTATAATAACCAATTTTCATATAGAATTAATTGCATACATGACTTTTTTCCCGGTATTATTTCAAGCTAATTAATTTGTCATTTCGCTAAGGATTTTTGAAATAATGAAAATAAAGTTTTTGTTATCAATGATAGGAGTAATACTAAGCACACAATCAGCCTATGCTAAAATTCCTGATAGCTCAGCATCAAGAGCACAAAATATAAATGACAATAAGAGCGCAAAAAACGCTAATAACTTTTTAAAGAAAATCACGCCTGAATTTGCTTACAGCTATATAGATTTTAACTTTGATTCGACAGCTGGTCTTAATTTCAATCGATACAATGGGCATTCCAATCTTTATTCCATAGGTGCTGATCATTTTTCTCCAGTACCGAGCATCATTGCCGGGCTTTATGTTCTAAACATAGATACTGAAGTGAGTTCTCAATTTCAATTGTTTCCCAATACTCCAATTCCTTCCAGTCAAACGATTCACAACAACACATTATTCGCACATATGCGTAAAATATTTACCCCAAAATTTGATATAGATATCGCTGGAGGATATGGTCAAAATAGAATAAATTCACAAACTTTGTTAAATCGCGCCATCACTGATGTCGCTTTTTCAAAACACACTAATGACAACTGGCTTGCCAGCATTAATGCAGTTTATAGAAAGCGAGGAAAAAAAATATCTCTAAGAACCTATGTGGGAATGTTATACAGCCAAATTAATTCGGGTAGTTATATATTAGCCTTCCAGTCCAACCAACGCGGGCAAATCATAGCTCCTTTAACTACAAAAACAACTTATATTATGGAAGGGGCTGAAATCAGTTACAAACTCAAGCCTACATTAACCCCTTTTGTTAACGGTGGTTTGATTCAAATAGCGGACTTCACCAATAGCCGACCTATACTTACTCAACAAATTAATGGCTCTCTGCCTCAGCTCAATATGGATAAGAATGGCTACAAACTTGGTGCTGGAGTTATTTTTAATTATAAACAAATGACTTTAAGGCTTGAAGAAAAATATTACAGCGCAGGAAACATTTTTGAAAGTTATCAAACGACTGCCGGACTGGAGTACCGATTTAATTAGTTGGTTGTATAGTAATTTATTTATTGTTCTTCATATCGGAGGCACGAAAATTAATTTTGCAATAACATGGAACAAATATACCTGTGATCTACCAGGCTTAAAAACATTATTTCTACCCTTCCCTCGAAGACTATATACTGATTAATAAAGAGGACGCTCTTTCATCTTGGTTTAAGAGTAGCAAAAGGATAATTTTCGTGAATAAATTAACTCTTTATTTTCCTCAATTCCTCAATCACATAAAGTGGACTGAGTTTTTCTTGGGGCTGACAGTAACCCTTTTAGTGTTACTAACCTTGTTCTTTAATATTCCCCCACTCAATTCGCTAATATCCCAATTTGAAGGAAGAATTTATGATCAAATAATTAACTTTAATTGGCATTCAAAACCTGAAAACCTTAAAGTTATTATCATAGACATTGATGAGAAATCATTAGAACAAGAAGGAAGATGGCCATGGCCAAGAAGTAAAATAGCTGAATTATTAAATAAATTACAAGAAAATGGTGTGGTCACTGTTGGTTTCGATATAGTCATGTCAGAAGCGGAAACGAATTATGCTTTGGGCCTCATAGAAAAACTGAGTCAATTTTCTGGAAAAATGACAACTGATCAAAAACAGTTGATTGCCACATTAAACAGCGTTGCAAATCAGGTTGATAATGATCAAACGCTTGTTAACGCTTTAGGCAAAAATAATGCGATACTTGGTTTTTTTTTTCATAATAGCGAAGGCATTAGAAAAGGCTCTTTACCGACACCATTAAGAGATACTGACAGCAACCCCCTCCTGGCAAATAAGCTGTCAGTGTATCAATTTACTAATTTCAACGGTAATTTGGCCGCATTTACTGCGGCTGCAACTTCTGGCGGGTTTGTTACAAATTTACCCGACAAAGATGGGGTTGTAAGACATGCACTTTTATTGGCCAATTATAAAAACAACCTCTATCCCAGTTTATCTTTGGCAATAGCAATGAATTACCTCTTAACTGACAAGGTTGCTCTGAAAAAATATAACAACCAATTGATAGGTATAGAATTAGATGGGCTACAAATTCCCACAAATAGAAAAGGTCAAATTCTTATTCCATTTTGGGGAGGCCCGGGAACACTAAATTACTATTCAGCGACTGACATATTGAACAACCAATTCAATCCCGAGGAATTGGCTGGGAGTATCGCCTTAGTTGGCTCATCCATAACACTCTTATCTGATTTACACCATACACCAGTTGCCCAATTATTTCCTGGAGTTGAAATAGTGGGTAATATCGTAAAAGGACTGGTGGAACAAAAAATTCCCCGAGAATTTGACTGGGAATCATTGCAAGGAAAACTTTGTTTAGTGATTTTTGGCTTATTATTTGCGCTTGTATTTTCTTCTGTTGGTATTTTTGGCAAATTATTAATCTTTTTTATAACAACCATAGTAATATTAACAAATACAGTTATCTTGTTCGTATTTTACAACAATTACATCCCCCCTGCATTTTTATTAACCATCACTACCTTGCAAACTTTTGTTAATTTTTCCTATTCATATGTCATTGAAAAGAGGCAAAAAAGACGAATAAGTGAATTATTCGGTCAATACGTACCCAAAGAATACGTCAAAGAATTAATAGAGCATCCCGAACACCATACTATGGAAGGGCTGAATCGTGAAATGACAGTTCTGTTTACTGACATACGCAATTTCACAACAATTAGCGAAACACTTGGTGCAGGCGGTGTAAAACTGCTATTAAATTCATTTTTCACCCCAATGACCAAAATCATTTTTGAGCATAGAGGAACCATTGATAAATATGTTGGAGATATGATAGTGGCATTCTGGGGAGCACCAATAGAAGACAAGGAGCATGCGAGTCACGCCGTTTTGTGTTCTCTTTCCTGCTTTGAGCACTTGCCTCAAATTAATACCCATTTATTGGAGCATGGGCTGCCACAAGTTAATATTGGAGTAGGTATAGCAACTGGTCCTATGAACGTTGGTGACATGGGTTCTGAGTTTCGTCGAGCGTATACTGTTCTTGGCGATACCGTTAACCTCGCATCCAGGCTAGAGAGTCTAACCAAATTCTATCAAGTGAATATCCTGGTAAGTGACAAAACTCGCTCCTACCTGGATAGCATATTATGGCGTACCGTTGACAAAGTGGCAGTCAAAGGTCGTAAAAGTCCATTGACTATTTACCAACCTCTAGGTATTGTTGAACAAGCCTCTGCAAGACTTCTGCAGGAGCAGGAAAAATACGAAACGGCATTAGCTCACTATTACAATCAGGATTGGCTTGCCGCTGAGATTATCTTCAATGAGTTAAAAAATGTAAACCCTAAAATTTATTTGTACCAAATGTATTTGGAAAGAATAGCGGCATTCAAAAAAAAGCGGCCTTTGCCTGACTGGGATGGGGTGTATGTTCATAGAAGCAAGTAAGATCAAGAAGAAACTTTAAATACTGCAATAGGAAGGATTATGAAAACAATTAGGCTGTTTATGTTATCAATAATTGCACATTTTTTATTAACCTGCTCAGTAATTCATGACGTTTGGGCTGAAAAAACCCTAAATCCCGAAAAACTGGCAAATACCACAATCACATTAATTTCTAATAATCAAAATGCCTCAATTGCCAATTGCTCACTTCAATCAGTAACAAGTTGTACCATACTTCTTCATCTTGCTAACCCTGGTACCCCAGGAATTCTCCATGTGACTAACCACTCCTCTTTTGTTACAGCAACCAATATTGAAGCTGTACTACCAAGTTCACTAGAGTTTCTTGTGGATATGATTGAAAGCGGTTGTGATGTAGTTCCACCTGGAAGTACCTGCTCAATCTATTTCTATCCTGTAAGTGGCCCTATTTCTCCGCAACCAGTTCAGTTAATTGGCGACAATATAAGAACTGCGACATTTTATCTTGGTATAGAGATGTGATATCCAGTAGGAAGAACTCATGAAAAAATTGATTTATATTAGTCTAATTTTTGTTATAAGCAATGCGTTTGCTCAACCAGCAGCCACAGTATTATTTGCCAAACAAAAAGTCATCTCACTCAGAGAAGGTAAAGAATACTCACTCTCTCGAGGCTCTCAATTGGAGCCAGGAGACACTGTTGTTACGGGGGCAGGCGCCCTGATTAACATCAAATATAAAAATGGAACCTTGGTAAATATAGGTGAGAACTCCAGATATAAAATTCTAGCCTTTTCCCCAAATCCATCTGATGTTCAAATTAAAGCTGAATTATCTCAAGGAAAAATAAAGTTTAAAACCACAGGCAAATCAAATGAAAGCCTGAAAACTCCAGTGATAGCGATGGCAATTACAGGCACATCTGCCGAAATATTTGTAAAATCTGATAAACAAACTTATTTAAATTTGCTAGAAGGAAATATAAATAATTATGCTCCTGGGAGTTACATTGCTACACCACAGGGGGTTGTAGCAGGTGCCTTTCCTGCTGAAGGCCAGGTAAACACTCCAGCTGGCACAGATGGAAGCATCTCTGATGCTGAAACCACTGAGACTATCTCCTCAGAGTCTGCAGATGCTACAGATACAGCAGATGCTACAGACACGGCCGACGCAACGGATACCGCCGATAGCGCTGAAGAGGCGTCTGATACTATTGGATTTATTGAATCAGCTCAAGTAGTGGATCAAGCGACTACTGATTCAATAGAAGAAGAAATTGCAAGTGAAATAGCCGAGATCTCCCTGGAGTGTATAAGTGTTATATAGCTTGGCATGTCATTTTTGTATGCGACTTTACCTCCTTATTTATATAGGAGCCAAAGGCATATAATGGTATGTATTAACATAGAATATGGATTAGAGTCGGTCGATAAGCCGGGTTCTGTCGTGGGCAACCATTCATCTGGGACATGCGTCACCACATGCCTCAAGCGACCTACCCGAATCCCGTATGGGCCATACGTTAGGACCTTGCAGTCAAATGGATTCCTATTTGGTCTTGCTCCGAGTGGGGTTTTCCCTGCCACGACTGTTACCAATCGCGCGGTGCGCTCTTACCGCACCATTTCACCCTTACCTACGATTCCCAAAGGAAAAGTGGGCGGTATATTTTCTGTGGCACTTTCCGTAGGCTCACACCTCCCAGGAGTTACCTGGCACTCTGCCCTATGGAGCCCGGACTTTCCTCCCCTTGCTGTTAGGCAAAGAGCGATTGCCTGACCGACTCTGACTTCAATATTAGCAGAGTGCCCAGGCAAAGGCCATAATTAACGATGAATTTCTATTAGAATACCGCGAAAAATAACTGAACTTGGAAAGTATTAGCTATATAACTGAATTAAAAATCACGAGTACCAATGAATTCATCATCAAAATAACGCTTTAATTTAGTGCGCAAAGTACCACGACTTACACCAAGCACTCGAGCAGCTTTTGATTGATTATAGCGAGTTAATTCCATAACAGTCCGGAATAAAGGGGCTTCTACTTCCTCAACAATCAATTGATATAAGTTTAAATTAGCATCTTTACTACCGACACTTGTTAAATAACCTTTAACTGCACTAATCACTTGATGTGACAAGGCATCGTTACCTTGTGTCACTTGTTGCATAACTGCACTCATTATTAATCTCCTAATACAAATTTAATGAACATAAATCATGTCCAGCACATTAATTTGGCTCTAACACCATGACCGATATAATATCAAATATCCCAAAGAGTGTAAACATTGTTTTAATGATATTCATTTATTAAGGAATTATTAAGTCATTATTGTATCATTTTAGTTAGGTTTGTAAAAATAATTGCATTTATTTTTCTAAAAATTTACTTTTGAAATAATAATTATTAAACATGAAAGAAGTAATCACTGCTTTTATAATTAGAAATTTTTCGGGGATTAATAATTTAACTAATAAAAAGAATATAAAACCATGAGGCTGTATATTGCGACTGCCCTTCAAGCTAGCCGCTTATTGATAATATTAAAAAGGCATCGTGGACTTTCTGCTTATTTTACTGACTTACAGTAAAGCTCTCTCCACAACCACATTGCCCCGTCTGATTGGGATTATTAAAAATAAATTTATAATTTAAACCTTGTTTCACATAATCAACTTGCATATTTTTAAGGAATGGATAACTTGTTTTATCAACGCATACCAGATAATCTTTAGATAAAGAAGCTATCATATCTCCTTCTGAAGGTTCTTTTACGTAATCCACTACATAAGATAATCCCGAGCAACCCGTCTTTTTTACAGACAATCTTACCCCCTTGTTTCCTGGGTTTTTCTCCAGATAGGTGACCAGGTGCTTTATTGCCGATTCACTGAAAGTGATGTTGGGGTTCGTATTGCTCGCTTGTTGTATTTCTACACTCATTGCTTTACCTCTCAAATTTCTTACGCATCAAAGTCAATGCTTCCTTATATATGTCCTCTACCTGGACTGCTACAGGATACTGATTATTTGTTATCTGTAATACATTAATTAGAATCTGAAAATCTATTAATGGAAGTGATTCCAAAGTCTTACCTTCAATCTGGCAACATATCCATTCCATTGCCGCAATAACATAAGGGTTACCATTCGTTTTAAATCTGGCTTTGGATATCAGTTTATCTCCGTCACATTTTATATAAAAATGTACTGTATTCAGTTGATTAATCGGTTGACTTTGTACACCTATTACAAAAGGATCATTTAAATCCAGCTTACCAATATGTTGTGGCTGAAAAAAATAATCCTGTACAATTTTATTATACATCATAACGGCGATAATTCGTGCAGCCGACTCACTTGTGTGCAAATTATATCAATTGCCTTCTTTATTTGCACCTCGGAAGTGAAGCGTCCTATGGATAAACGAATAGTTGATTGCGCCTCTGTATCAGTCAAACCAATTGCCCTTAAGACATAAGATGGTTGAATACTGGCAGAAGAACAGGCAGAAGTAGTTGATATCGCTAACTCACTTAAAGCAAACAGCAATGAATCTCCATTTAATCCAACAAAACTCACATTCAGATTTCCAGCGATACGCCTGTGCTCATGTCCATTCAGTTTAATAGCCGGTAAATGTCGTATTCCGTCCCATAGTTGTTTGCGTAAATTTAGAATACGCGTCTGTTCAGGAATTCTATCAGCCTCTGCAATAGCAAAAGCCTCCCCCATGCCGACAATTTGATGGGTAGGTAATGTTCCTGAGCGCAATCCACCCTCATGCCCGCCACCGTAACTTAAAGGCTGTAAACGAATCCTTGGCTTATGCCTGACATACAGAGCCCCTACACCTTTAGGCCCATAATTTTTATGAGCAGAGAATGACATCAAATCAACCGAAAGCTGGCTCAAGTCGATTGGCAATTTACCAGCACTTTGAGCCGCGTCAACATGAAATATAATTCCCCTGTTTCGTAATAACTCACCAATAGAGGCAATATCTTGGATGACACCAATTTCATTATTAACATGCATGACAGAAACCAGAATAGTATCTAACCTGAGAGCAGATTCCAGTTTTTCAAGATCCAACAAACCATCTGATTCCGGATTAAGGTAGGTGACTTGAAAACCTTCTTTTTCCAGTTGGTGAAAACTGTCAAGCACAGCTTTGTGTTCAGTGCTCATAGTAACCAGATGCATTCCTTTATTTTTATAAAACCGTGCAGCTCCTAAAATCGCCAAATTATCCGCTTCTGTAGCTCCTGATGTAAACACTATTTCTTGGGGTGAGGCATTAATAGTTTCTGCAATTTGAGAGCGTGCCTGCTCAACTGCCATAGAGGCAACTCTCCCATACTCATGAGTTGCTGATGCAGGATTACCAAAATCCCCTTCAGGGCCTAAATATTTTATCATTTGCTCAACAACACGAGGATCAACGGGTGTTGTTGCCATATAATCAAAATAAATCGGTTTTATTGCCAATTCTATCGCTCCTATTGTCTTTCCTTGCCCACTCCAATGATTTCTGAACCTGGCTAAGCATACCTCTTAAAATACTAACTTCCATTTTTTCAAGGTTGATTCTATTAAATAGTCGCCTCACTCTTTGCATTAATCTCCTTGGATTAGAGGGCTTCAAAAAATTAATTTCAATAAAAACTTCTTTCAGATGCTCATAAAATTGCTCTATTTCATCAGCTGTAGCAGGTTCTTCATTGCGCAGAGCTACTTGAGCACTCGGTGATAATAACTTCATACGAAGTTCATAAGCGATAATTTGTACTGCCTGAGCCAAATTTAATGAACTGTACTCAGGATTGCTTGGAATATTGATATGGTAGTGACATTTTAACAGCTCTTCATTAGTAAGGCCCGCGTGTTCTCTACCAAATACAATGGCCACTTGAGTATTACCTGATTGTTGATTTATCAATTCTGCACAGGAAGCTGGAATTAATCCAGGTAATGACAGTCCACGGGGTCTGGCACTCGTCCCTAAAATCAACTGACATCCAATTAAAGCTTCGTCCAGGGTATTTGTAACAACTGCTGCATCCAGAACATCATCAGCTCCAGCAGCCATTTCTTTTGCTTTGAGATCAGGAAATGACTTTGGATTAACCAGGTACAGAGTACTTAGCCCCATGGTTTTCATGGCTCTTGCCGTAGAGCCTATATTGCCAGGATGGGAAGTTGAAACCAAAACAATTCGAATAGAACTTAACTTCATAAAAAATTATTCCAAATACAATAGATAACTATATCATAGGATTTATTAATTGAACTTCTCTTTGTTTAAAAAAAATGTGTTAGAATTGCTGATTTTATAGCTAAAGAGTATATCCATGGAACCACTTTTAAATATTGCTGTCAATGCTGCGCGACAGGCTGGTGAAATCATTAATCGTTATGTAGAGCAAGTTGATCGTTTAAAAATAACTCCCAAAAACAGCCATGAATATTTTAGTGAAGTGGACATTAAAGCGGAGCAAGTTATCATTAATACGATACATAAAGCCTACCCAGAGCATGGAATTCTTGCCGAAGAAAGCGGTATTCAGCAAAGCGATAGTGATACAGTCTGGATCATTGATCCATTGGATGGCACCTCAAATTATCTTCATGGATTCCCTTTTTATTCTGTATCCATAGCCCTGAAAATTAAAAATCGTCTGGAGCATGGTGTTATTTACGATCCCCTGCGACATGAGTGTTTTG harbors:
- a CDS encoding iron-sulfur cluster assembly scaffold protein produces the protein MMYNKIVQDYFFQPQHIGKLDLNDPFVIGVQSQPINQLNTVHFYIKCDGDKLISKARFKTNGNPYVIAAMEWICCQIEGKTLESLPLIDFQILINVLQITNNQYPVAVQVEDIYKEALTLMRKKFER
- a CDS encoding HesB/IscA family protein, whose translation is MSVEIQQASNTNPNITFSESAIKHLVTYLEKNPGNKGVRLSVKKTGCSGLSYVVDYVKEPSEGDMIASLSKDYLVCVDKTSYPFLKNMQVDYVKQGLNYKFIFNNPNQTGQCGCGESFTVSQ
- the gatA gene encoding Asp-tRNA(Asn)/Glu-tRNA(Gln) amidotransferase subunit GatA; amino-acid sequence: MEHYSLAQLSKALHNREFSSVELTQHCINKIQSNKDLNAFISLDEDQALKEAQSADLVLKSGEGKPLTGIPMALKDLFCTKRLNTTCASKMLANFQAPYDATIVTKFKQNGAIIIGKTNMDEFAMGSSNENSYFGSVKNPWDRERVSGGSSGGSAAAVAGNLVPFAIGSDTGGSIRQPAAFCGISGIKPTYGLVSRYGMVAFASSLDQAGPFAKSAEDLAMILHCMAGFDSKDSTSVDRVIPDYSAEIKNPVDKIRIGLPSCFFQPQVEKGIQDAIHDAVKLFENLGAEIIEIDLKLQPLWVPCYYVIACAEASSNLSRYDGIRFGHRSKSASTLIELITNSRSEGFGNEVKRRILTGTHVLSSGFFDAYYLHAQKVRRLIRDELITTLNSVDVILGPTTPTTAFKLGEKIDDPIQNYLADVFTVAANLAGLPAVSIPTGFENKLPIGLQLMSKHFSENRLLAIAHHYQQHTNWHLANPNKQR
- the gatC gene encoding Asp-tRNA(Asn)/Glu-tRNA(Gln) amidotransferase subunit GatC, coding for MTLSAKDLENISKLAYLNEDSEHSAKLTQEVSAIMDFVDQLKTIDTSQIAPLFHPLALNQRLRPDEVTEAECLAELEAMAPLFEDNLYLVPKVISSDK
- a CDS encoding autotransporter outer membrane beta-barrel domain-containing protein, translated to MKIKFLLSMIGVILSTQSAYAKIPDSSASRAQNINDNKSAKNANNFLKKITPEFAYSYIDFNFDSTAGLNFNRYNGHSNLYSIGADHFSPVPSIIAGLYVLNIDTEVSSQFQLFPNTPIPSSQTIHNNTLFAHMRKIFTPKFDIDIAGGYGQNRINSQTLLNRAITDVAFSKHTNDNWLASINAVYRKRGKKISLRTYVGMLYSQINSGSYILAFQSNQRGQIIAPLTTKTTYIMEGAEISYKLKPTLTPFVNGGLIQIADFTNSRPILTQQINGSLPQLNMDKNGYKLGAGVIFNYKQMTLRLEEKYYSAGNIFESYQTTAGLEYRFN
- a CDS encoding FecR family protein: MKKLIYISLIFVISNAFAQPAATVLFAKQKVISLREGKEYSLSRGSQLEPGDTVVTGAGALINIKYKNGTLVNIGENSRYKILAFSPNPSDVQIKAELSQGKIKFKTTGKSNESLKTPVIAMAITGTSAEIFVKSDKQTYLNLLEGNINNYAPGSYIATPQGVVAGAFPAEGQVNTPAGTDGSISDAETTETISSESADATDTADATDTADATDTADSAEEASDTIGFIESAQVVDQATTDSIEEEIASEIAEISLECISVI
- the gatB gene encoding Asp-tRNA(Asn)/Glu-tRNA(Gln) amidotransferase subunit GatB, with the protein product MEWDTVIGLEVHAQLKTKSKLFSGASTAFGATPNSQTSFIDAGLPGVLPVLNEQAIIMAIQFGLAIHGTINDLSVFERKNYFYPDLPKGYQISQYQKPIVTNGYLNIQLGNNLEKTVHIARAHLEEDAGKSLHDAHTDYTGIDLNRAGTPLLEIVTTPCLYSAEEAINYLKTLHQLVRFLGICDGNMQEGSFRCDVNLSIKPKGSSVLGTRTELKNLNSFRFIEKAIAFEQARHQDILESGLSVIQETRLYNPDNNTTQAMRGKENENDYRYFPDPDLLPIHIDKEQVEEIKNNLPDLPEAISKELKNTPSLNDEDINFILSSPDTYQYYKKIKSLCPAADKTIINWLKGQYAAFLNEHNLTFETPPISAKTMAAFLSKIHEKKISSSIAKNIFSMLCTGEKDIDAIIEREGYQQQNDNSALEEIVEQIIKQYPEQVTEYKAGKEKLLAFFIGQAMKQTKGKANPEQINLLLKKHLG
- a CDS encoding helix-turn-helix domain-containing protein, with amino-acid sequence MSAVMQQVTQGNDALSHQVISAVKGYLTSVGSKDANLNLYQLIVEEVEAPLFRTVMELTRYNQSKAARVLGVSRGTLRTKLKRYFDDEFIGTRDF
- a CDS encoding CHASE2 domain-containing protein, with the protein product MNKLTLYFPQFLNHIKWTEFFLGLTVTLLVLLTLFFNIPPLNSLISQFEGRIYDQIINFNWHSKPENLKVIIIDIDEKSLEQEGRWPWPRSKIAELLNKLQENGVVTVGFDIVMSEAETNYALGLIEKLSQFSGKMTTDQKQLIATLNSVANQVDNDQTLVNALGKNNAILGFFFHNSEGIRKGSLPTPLRDTDSNPLLANKLSVYQFTNFNGNLAAFTAAATSGGFVTNLPDKDGVVRHALLLANYKNNLYPSLSLAIAMNYLLTDKVALKKYNNQLIGIELDGLQIPTNRKGQILIPFWGGPGTLNYYSATDILNNQFNPEELAGSIALVGSSITLLSDLHHTPVAQLFPGVEIVGNIVKGLVEQKIPREFDWESLQGKLCLVIFGLLFALVFSSVGIFGKLLIFFITTIVILTNTVILFVFYNNYIPPAFLLTITTLQTFVNFSYSYVIEKRQKRRISELFGQYVPKEYVKELIEHPEHHTMEGLNREMTVLFTDIRNFTTISETLGAGGVKLLLNSFFTPMTKIIFEHRGTIDKYVGDMIVAFWGAPIEDKEHASHAVLCSLSCFEHLPQINTHLLEHGLPQVNIGVGIATGPMNVGDMGSEFRRAYTVLGDTVNLASRLESLTKFYQVNILVSDKTRSYLDSILWRTVDKVAVKGRKSPLTIYQPLGIVEQASARLLQEQEKYETALAHYYNQDWLAAEIIFNELKNVNPKIYLYQMYLERIAAFKKKRPLPDWDGVYVHRSK